A stretch of DNA from Octopus sinensis unplaced genomic scaffold, ASM634580v1 Contig12580, whole genome shotgun sequence:
TGGAATATTTCCAAATTAGTTATATTAGACTCTTCCGCAATACACCGAAGAGCAAATAAATGTCGGTCAAATCCTTTTCCTTAAAATATTACATATCCTCAACCCGTAGCAGCATCTTTGACTAACAGAGAATGAGCGTCACTTGCTTTTATAAATAATTCTCGAAGTTCAGACTTTTTCTGAACATTCGATCTTTTTGACATCATTTTGGCAATCTCAATCGCAAAATTTGTGGTAGGACGAATAGTCTCAGTTCTCCCACATTTGAACGCTGCAGTAGAACAAGACTCATATGTGGCGACATTGGTCTCAAATGCCCGTCGATAAGCCACCTAAGTAGTTATTTAGGAACTATATTTTTAACTTGGAGGAGAATTTGGATGACTGCATCTGGGCCTAATTTGTGTTTTTTgattatattcttatttattctgttttcttGTATAATTTCAATATTCAGAGAATTCAGTTTAGTTTCGTGCTTAATTCTGGCATTTTCAATTTGAGAAATTGATTTTGAGtcaaaattaaattctaaaacgtcttaaatatataaaaa
This window harbors:
- the LOC115229419 gene encoding LOW QUALITY PROTEIN: carnitine O-palmitoyltransferase 2, mitochondrial-like (The sequence of the model RefSeq protein was modified relative to this genomic sequence to represent the inferred CDS: substituted 2 bases at 2 genomic stop codons) — translated: MDGHEDEKSCLLRCLAGNAYNRWFDKSLSVIVNNDCVSAVNFEHSWGDGISVLRFINEISDKINRNNSVFEEFNFDSKSISQIENARIKHETKLNSLNIEIIQENRINKNIIKKHKLGPDAVIQILLQVAYRRAFETNVATYESCSTAAFKCGRTETIRPTTNFAIEIAKMMSKRSNVQKKSELRELFIKASDAHSLLVKDAATGXGYVIFXGKGFDRHLFALRCIAEESNITNLEIFQDDNYKFMNHFVLSGSTLSGPAIKFGGFGPVVDDGYAFGYQISNDMFKSSIGGYDSLKVGKLSGALEDSWSDFVELIS